DNA sequence from the Streptomyces sp. NBC_01497 genome:
TGCGAGACAGGCCGTTGGAGGACCTGTGATTGCAGTTTGGCAGAACAACCCGTCGGCGGACGACCGCGACCAGGACGCCCGCGACTACGAGAACGCCGAGCAGCGCCGACAGGCGGAAGACCACCGCCGCCCCGGCCTCGGCCACTGACACACGCAACCCATGAACGGCGCGGCACCGGTGTTCGAGCACCGGTGCCGCCTGGGCCGTTCCCCCTTGCTGAGGAGAGTGCACGACCCATGAAAAGTATCGTCGCTGGTCACGTAGCTGTCACCACGACCGAGTTCATCGAACTCGCGCTCGGAACCCCCCTCGACCTGTGGCTCGGTCCCGAGGGCAAGGAGAGCCCCGAGGAGTACGCGGCCCGCCGGGACGCGGCCCGCGACATCCTCGCGGACGACCCGAGCATCCTCGATCGCGTCAGCGGCGTTGCCGCCGAGGCGATCGAGGCGTTCGCGCCGGACCTGTTCGACGTCATCACCCCGCTGCGTCCGGCCATCCGCCGTGGCCGTGCCCGCCGGGCTCGTCGGGCGGTGGCCTGATGGGTTGGCGCGACAAGGTCCGTGAGGCCGTGGTCACGCACACCACGGACCCCGAAGGCACCCCGAGTCTCGCGCGCCGGGCCACGCAGGTGGCGGCGGTCCTGGGAGACACGGCCGGTACGCATCACCTGACCGCGGCAGCCGTGGCCGTCTCCGGTCTCGGCAGCCTCGCCGTTGCCGCTGAGGGCGCGCTGTCGAACTACGTCTACCCGCCCGGCGAGTACGCGACGTTCGACACCGACCGCAAGGGCGGTGCCCGATGAGCAGCACTGTGACGACGCTCGCCGCGGCCCTGCCGCTCGCGGCCGGGTGGTCCCTGCACGGCTGGCGCCTGCGCCGCCGGATCGAAGCAGCGCGTCGCGACCCGCTCACCGGCCTCCCGACGCGGGACGCGTTCACGTCCCGGGCCGGGCGCCTCCTGGCGGCCGGCCGGAGCGCGGTCTACCTGCTGGATCTCGACCACTTCAAGCAGATCAACGACACCTTCGGCCACGCGGCCGGTGACGTGGTCATCCGGGCCACCGGTGAGCGTCTGGCCGCGTGGGCTGACGAGACCGGCGCCGCGGTTGCGAGGTTGGGTGGCGACGAGTTTGCTGCGGTCGACCTCTGCTACGGCAAGGCTGACCTGCTGTGGTCACTCGACCGCCTCACCCACACCCTCACGGCGCCGATGGCTCTGGAGGGGCACACGCTCGTCCCGCAGGCGTCCATCGGCGCGGTCCTCGCGGACCCGCACGATGCCGCCGATCTGCCGCTGCTGCTGCGCCTGGCGGATGAGCAGATGTACGTCTCCAAGAGCACTCGCAAGCCGTGGTCGATCGCCGATGACCTCTCGCCGGTCCTGCCCAGCGCCAACGGCCGCCGCGCCGGACGTACCGGCACCCACGACTGGGGGCAGCAGTGAAGACCCATCCGAGCAGCGAGCAGATCCGCTCCGCTGAGAAGACCCTCGCCGCGGGCACCTGGGCCATCACCGGCGGGGCCGTCCTGTACTCCGTGTTGACCGTGACGCCGCTGGTCCAGCGCGTCACCCCGGATGGTTGGGACTGGACGGGTCCGATCCTGCCGATCGTGGTGGATGCGGCCGTGGTCATCGTGGTCCGCCTCGACTCGGTCGTCTCCCGCCTTGGAGCGAGCGGGGGGAAGTGGCCGGCACTCCTGCGGTGGATGACCGGCCTGATGACCCTGCTGCTCAACATCGGCAACTCGGCTCTGGCCGGGGATGCCGTCGGTGTCGCCGTGCACGCAGTCGCGCCATGCCTGTTGATCGTCACGGCTGAGGCGGGGCTCGCCTACCGGCGGGCCATCGCCCGCGGCCTCGACAGCATCGCAAAGGATGAGGCGGCCGAACGCGAGCGTGAACGCCTGGCCCGGGAGGCTCGTGAACGGGCCGCGCGGGAGGAACGCGAGGCCCGTGAACAAGCTGAGCGTGCCGAGCGTGAACAGGAACGCGAGCGCCGTGAACGCCTTGAGCGGGAAGCGCGTGAACACGCTGAACGCCTGGCACGCGAACAGGCCGATCGTGAACGTGACACGGCCCGCGAGCAGCGCGAGCACGAGGCAGGCTTGGAGCGAGAGCGAGCCAAGCGCGAAGCGAACGAAAAGGCCGCTGAACAGGCACGTATTGACGCCCGCGAGGAGCGCGAACGCCGTGAACGGCGCGAGCGCGAGGAGCGTGAACACCAGCAGCACATCGCCGCGCGGGCCGCTCAGCAAGCCCAGATCCAGCAGCGCCAGACGCGCCGGGCACTGCCCGCCGCCCCCGCCGTGAACACCAGCGTGAACGGGGCCGTGAACACGCGGGCGGGCAGCGTGAACGCCCGGCCGGTGCCCGTGAACACCCCGGCCCCGGCGGGCCTGGTGAAGGTCTCCGAGGACGTTGCGCGGGCCGTCATCGCGGACCCGGTGAACGCTGGCCTCTCCGTGCGTCAGCTCGCCGAGGAGACCGGATGGTCCATCGGTTGGGTCTCTGCGCGGCGGGCCGAACAGCGCCAGGACATCGAGGAGAACGACACCGACGAGGCGGCCTGATGTCGCCGACGTTCGGCCAGTGTTTCGACCCGACTGGCGCCACCTACGGCGTGCCGACCTTCCCGTGGAAGTTCGCCCCCGCCGGGTACGCCACCCGCCGCCAGCTGCGGGCGCGCGGACTGCGGCCCGGCGGGCAGCCGATCGCAGCTCAGGTGATGCGCCGCTCCACCCGCCGCAAGTCGGGCGTGAGCGTCGCCTACCTGTACCGCATCGAGCGCGCGAAGCCCGTGCGGCCCATGACCCCCGGGCGGGCCGCGGCGCTCGCGAAAGCGATGCTCGCGCGCCGCACCTGCCCGCTCTGCCAGACGGACGCCGGGTACTGCATCCCGCCCTCACTCGGGGCGTGCGTGCCCTGCGCCTACCCCTCCTGAACAGCGCATCCATCGTTTCCCGGGCCCGGCCGCCCACCTCCTACAGCGACGGCCGGGCCCTTCCACTCCCTCGTGAAGGAGCAGCCTTACCGTGTCCGACATTCACGCCTCTGACCAGCCCCACGAGCATGCCGGGGCGGAAGTCTTCGACATCACCACCAAGCGCCCCACCACCCCGGCGCCCGCCCCCGTATCCGACCCGGCGCCGGTGACGGTGGCCGCGCCGGCCCCGCCGGTGCTGCACGACGAGGACGACGACGCACCCGCGTTTCGACCGGTCGACTCGCCCTCCCTGCCCTCACCGGGCATCACGGTCACCAAGCGCCGGCCGATCCTGCCCAGTTGGCTGACCTCCAAGCCCGGCTTCGTCTCCACCACGCAGCGCGCATTGGGCAACGCCTGGTACGCCACGGCCTACCACTCGATTCGCACCCCCTGGTACGCCCTCCAACTGGGCTTGCACGCTCCCCGCGGTACCGCCCGGCTCATCGGCCAGACGAACCGGTGGGTGTGGGACACGGAGGGCGCCCCGCTGCGCGCGTACGAGGTGCAGCACGAGAACACCGCCGAATACCTCAAGCTCTCCCGTCAGCGTGACGGCCGCGTGCGCCTGCGGGTCCTGACGGCAACGGTGGCGATCGTGTTCGGCCTGTCGTTCGCGCTGGTCCTGTACGTGATGGCGCCCGCGTGGCTCGCGGTGATGGCCTCGGCGGCGGTGCTGGTGGCCGGGTTCTGGGGAGCCCCGCAGGACCACCCGCTCATCTCCCCTGCGGTGCTGAAGACCGAGGTGCAGAAGCTCACGGGGTCGATCGTGCTGCGGGGTCTGGACAACATCGGCAACGCGAAGATTTCCGCCGCCATCAAGAAGGGCGGCGACATGAACGGCATGCACTTCACCAGCGAGATCACCCGCGACGGCCCCGGCTACCGCGCCGACGTGGACCTGCCCTGGGGAGTGACCCCGGAGGACATCATGGAGGCCCGCAAACCGCTCGCGTCCGGGCTTCGGCGCAAGGTCGGCTGCGTGTGGCCCTCGCCTGACCCGACCGAGCATGAGGGTCGGCTGGTCCTGTGGGTCGGGGACAAGCCGATGAACGAGACGACGAAGCCCGCCTGGCCGCTGCTCAAGTCGGGCACGGTCGACCTGTTCAAGCCCGTCATCTTCGGCAACGACCAGCGCATGAGCGACGTGTCCGTCACCCTCATGTTCGCCTCGGTCGTGGTCGGGTCGATCCCGCGCATGGGCAAGACGTTCCTGATGCGGTTGTTCCTGCTCATCGCCGCGTTGGACCCGCGCGCGGCCCTGTACGCGTTCGACTTCAAGGGCACCGGCGACTTCAGCGCCCTGGAACCGGTCTGCCACCGCTACCGGGCCGGTGACGAGGACGAGGACATCGAATACGTCCTCGACTCACTGCGCGAGCTGCGCTTGGAGTTGCGGCGCCGGGCGAAGGTCATCAAGTCCCTGCCGCGCTCACGGTGTCCCGAATCGAAGGTCACCCCCGAACTCGCCAACGACCGCTCGCTCGGGCTGCATCCGATCGTCGCGGGGTTCGATGAGTGCCAGGTGCCCTTCGAGCACGAGAAGTACGGCAAGGAGATCGAGGAGATCGCCACCGACCTGGGCAAACGCGGCCCCGCCCTCGGCATGATCACCCTGTTCGGCACCCAGCGCCCGGACGCGAAGTCCCTGCCCACCGGCATCTCAGCGAACGCGGTGCTGCGGTTCTGCCTCAAGGTCATGGGACAGCCCGCCAACGACATGGTCCTCGGCACGTCGATGTACAAGGCCGGGTACCGGGCGACGATGTTCTCCCGCTCCGACCGGGGCATTTGCTGGATGGCCGGTGAAGGAGACGACCCCCGCATCGTCGCGTCCGCGTTCGTCGACGCGGTCGGCGCGGAACAGGTCGCTGCACGCGCCCGGCAGGTCCGCGAGGAGTACGGCAACGTCACCGGCCACGCCATCGGCCAGACCCCCCAGCGCTCCGAGGGCGCCAGCTTCGACCTGCTCGCCGACATCAACGACAGCTTCGGACCCGACGAGGACAAGCTCTGGAACGAGCGCCTGGCCGGCCGCCTCGCCTCCCTGCGCCCCGACGTCTACGGCGGCTGGAAGGCCGAAACCGTCGCGAAGAACCTGCGCCCGCACGGCATCGCCGTCCTCGACGTATGGGGCACCACCGATGCCGGCAAGGGCACCACCCGCCGCGGTATCGCCCGCACCGACATCCTCAAGGCAATCACCCAGCGTGACGGGAAGCGATCCGAGAACTGACGCGCACCGCTGCTAGACCTAGCACCCACCGGTGCTAGGTCTAGCACCACCGCTAGCACCCCATCCACTGTCTGATCAGTGATCTCGCACCTAGCACCCCACCTGCGGAAACCCCCGGAAACCCGCCTGGAAGGCACCCCATGGCCCTGTTCCTCGTTGCTAGCGCCTGCCTGACCATCGTCACCCTGTGTTACGCGGCTCTGTGTGCGACCTCCCCCTTCGGGGACTGCCGCCGCTGCCGCGGCATGGGCCACGCCATCAAGACCGACCGCCGCGGCAAGGCCAAGCGCGGCAAGGACTGCCGCCACTGCCAGGCCACCGGCAAGCGCATACGCGCTGGCCGCCACCTGCTCAACCTCTGGATGGCCACCTACCGCGACGGCACCAACTGACCCAGCACCAGCCACCGCACCACGACATCGGAAGGGAGACCACCGCCGTGGTCATCTCCGTCTCGCTCGTCTTCCTGTTCGGCCTGGTCCTGTTCTTCCTCCTGCGCTCCAACCACAACTACGGCACCGCGTTCGCCGCGGTCATGTTCGGGTTCTTCCTCGCCTCCACCGGCGCGGCCGGCCCCATCAACCAACTCGCCACGGCCGTCGTCCAGGCCGTCCACAGCATGTGAGGACCCCATGAACCCCAACCCCCACCCCATGACCGAGCAGGAAGCCGAACAGGAAGCACGGCGGCTCCTCGCCGACGCCTACCGGCCCGCCCCCGCGACGCCGACCGCCTACCGCGACGACACCCCCGTGCCCACCCACGGCGAAGCGACCCCCGTCGCCCAGCCCGGACGCCCGCCAATGACGCAGGGAGCGACCGACGCGAGCGTGCTCATGCTCACCGGCGGCGCCGCCACGTCAATGGTCGGCGGCACGGCGGCCGTGGTCATGTATGTGTCCCAGTTCGCCAATCCCGTGGTCTGCGCGGTCGTCTTCGGCGCCCCGGCCGCGCTCGTGCTCGCCCTCGGGCGGCTCGCCAAGCGCGCGCGGCCCGCGCCGGACGTCCACCACCACTACGACGGGCCCGTCTACCAGGACCAGCGCAACGTGCACAGCACCACCCGGGGCGTGTGGGCCAAGACCACCAACCGCCCGTAGACCCGCCCGGACCGGCCGCCCGATCTCGCCAAAGACACGCGGCCGGTCCGGCACCCAGCACTCACGAGAGAACTGGAGACACCAGCATGACCCAACCTGTCCTGTTCCAGCGAGCCCGCCCCTTGCGGGTCCTGGACGCGTTCTCCTGCATCGGCGGCGCCGCCCGCGGCTACCAGTACGCCGGCTGCCATGTCACCGGTGTCGACCTGCGTCCCATGCCGGACTACGCCGGGGACGACTTCCACCAGGGCGACGCCATCGCCTACATCCACGACCATGGCCACGAATTCGACTTCATCCACGCCTCACCCCCGTGCCAGGGCGAGGGCAGTCCGGCGAAGGGCACGAACGCCCGCCGTGGCAACCCCCACCCCCGCCTCATCGAACCGACCCGCACCGCGTTGGAGGCGACCGGGCGGCCGTGGGTGATGGAGAACGTGCCGGGTAGCAGCGTTCGCAAGGACATCCGCCTGTGTGGGGAGTCCTTCGGCCTCGCGGTCCTCATGCACCGCTACTTCGAACTCGGCAGGTGGACCACCCGGCAGCCCGCGCACCCCAAGCACCGTGGGTACGTTCGCGGGTGGCGTCACGGCGAGTACCGCGAGGGCCCGTACGTCGCCGCCTACGGCGCCGGCGGCGGGAAGGCCACCGTGGAGGAGATCCGGGCCGCGAAGGGCATCGGCTGGTCCACCGATCACTTCAACCTGCGCGAGGCCCTGCCGCCCGCCTACACGGAGTGGATCGCCCACGCGTACCTCGCACAGTCGAGCGCAGGGAGGGCCGCCGCATGAACGCTCTCCAGACCACCGCGCTCGATCTGGCCGCGCGCGGCATGCCCGTGCTGCCGCTGCGGGCCGGGAAGGTCCCCTTCGGCAACTGCGACACCTGCCGCGACAACGCGTGCGGCGGCCGGCCGAACATGAAGACCGCCGGGCCCTGCCGCTGCCCCCGCCCGTGCCACGGATGGGCCGCCGCGACGACCGACCCGAGCACCCTCGCCGGGCAGCCGTGGTCGGCCGTGTGGGCGAGGGCGCACGCGATCGCTTACCACCCCGGCGGGGCGGGGGTGACCGTGGTGGACCTCGACAACGCCGACGCGATCACGTGGGCCATGGCGTCCCTGCCTGCCACGCGGCGGGTGGCGACGACGCGGGGCGAGCACTGGATCTACCGGGGCACGATGCAGTCCGCGAACGCCGTACGGCCGGGCGTCGACATCAAGTCGACCATGTCCTACGCCCGGTGGCTCGGACCCGGCACGGGCACCGTGACGGCTCTCCCGGACGTCGTCCGCGCGCTGGCCGTCAAGGCGCCCCCCGTCGCCCGCCCGGCCGCCCTCGCCGTGTCCGCGCCCTTCGGGAACGGGGCGTGCCCGCACCGCACACCCGTCTACCTCGAACGCGGCGTGGCCATGGCGGAGCAGCGCATCCGCGAGGCCCGTAGCGCCATCCACGCGACCGTGTACCGGGCCTTCCTCGCCGTGCTGGCCACGCACGGCCGGTGCGGGTGCCTGACCGACTCGCACATCGAGCGGCTGTTCACCGCCGCGCAGGGCAAGGGCGAATCGCCCCGGCACTGCACCGACGCGTGGGCCAACGCCCGCACCGCACTGGGGGTGTGACCGTGCCGGACGAGGAGAAGAACCCGGCGCGCGAGGTCATCACCGACTACGCGCAAGCGCACTTCCGCTACTTCCGCACCGCCGACGGCACCGTCTACGCGCAGAAGAACGGCCACCCCGTCGCCCGCCCCATCCGCTCACAGGGCACCACGGGCAGCCACCGGCAGGAACTCATGGTCGGCCTGTACCGGGACGGCCGCGGCGTCTTCAACGGCACCGCCCTCAAGGAGGCACTGGACTTGATCGAAGCACTCGCCCTGACCGAGGACGTACAGCCCGTCCACATCCGCGTGGCCCCCGGCTTCGACGGGGCCACCTGGTTGGACCTCGGGCGCGCGGACGGACGCTCCGTGCGCATCCACCCCACCGGCTGGGACATCGCCATCCCCGACCCGCGAGAGGTCTGCTGGCGCCGCACCCAGCTCACCGGGGAACTCCCGATGCCGGCTAAGGACACGGACGGCAAGGGAATCGACGCCCTGTTGCGCCTGTGCAACTTCGCCAACGCCGAAACCGAGTGCCTAGCCATCGCGTGGTTGATCGGGTGTCTCGGGCCGTCCGTGCCCGTCCCGGCGCCGTTCCTGACCGGACCGCAGGGTGCGGGCAAGTCGACCGGCGGGCGGATGCTCGTACGGATCATCGAGGGCATGACCGGCGACCTGCGCCGTGCCCCAAAGGATGAGGAGAACCTGATCGCGGCCGTGGCCGCGGGATGGGTGACAGCGCTCGACAACCTCTCCCACATGACCCCGGACCTCTCCGACGCCATGTGCTGCATCGTCACCGGAGCGGAGAACGTCAAGCGGGCCCTGTTCACCGATGGGGACGTCTTCCGCGCCCGCTACCAGCGCCCCATGCTCCTCACCGGGATCGATGTGGGGGTCATCCGGCCGGACCTTGCGGAACGGCTGCTGCCGCTGCGGTTGGAGCGGCCCCGCGTCCGCCGCACCGAGGCGGAACTCTGGTCCGAGTATGCGGAGGTGCTGCCGGTCGTACTCGGGTCCCTGCTCGACCTCACGGTCAAGGTCCGCGCCGCCGAAGCCGAGACGCCGACCGATCTGCGCATGGCGGACTTCGCGCACCTGTGCGCGCAGCTCGACAAGGCGACCGGCTTCGGCGCTCTCGCGGCCTACCGGGCGAGCCTCGATGACCTCAACGACGATGTGATCGAGGGTGACTTGCTCGCGCAGACGGTTCTTCGGCATGCGGAGACGATCGAGCCGGGCACGGCGCAGCAGATGACGTCCACGGAGTGGCTGAACTGCCTCAGCCGCCTCTACAGCGGCGACGAGCTACGCGCCCTGCCTAAAGGGTGGCCGACGACCGGCAAAGTCCTCTCAGACCGCCTCAAGCGCCTCCAACCCACCCTCGCCGCCCGTGGCGTGCTCATCGACTCCGGCCGCACCAAAGAGGGCCGCTACCTCGAAATGACCCGACCAGCCCCCACGCCCCCAAGCGAGCAAGAGCGGGCGTTCTGACCGCTGAACCACTCGCGCGTGTGGACAA
Encoded proteins:
- a CDS encoding GGDEF domain-containing protein, with the protein product MSSTVTTLAAALPLAAGWSLHGWRLRRRIEAARRDPLTGLPTRDAFTSRAGRLLAAGRSAVYLLDLDHFKQINDTFGHAAGDVVIRATGERLAAWADETGAAVARLGGDEFAAVDLCYGKADLLWSLDRLTHTLTAPMALEGHTLVPQASIGAVLADPHDAADLPLLLRLADEQMYVSKSTRKPWSIADDLSPVLPSANGRRAGRTGTHDWGQQ
- a CDS encoding DUF2637 domain-containing protein; the encoded protein is MLTVTPLVQRVTPDGWDWTGPILPIVVDAAVVIVVRLDSVVSRLGASGGKWPALLRWMTGLMTLLLNIGNSALAGDAVGVAVHAVAPCLLIVTAEAGLAYRRAIARGLDSIAKDEAAERERERLAREARERAAREEREAREQAERAEREQERERRERLEREAREHAERLAREQADRERDTAREQREHEAGLERERAKREANEKAAEQARIDAREERERRERREREEREHQQHIAARAAQQAQIQQRQTRRALPAAPAVNTSVNGAVNTRAGSVNARPVPVNTPAPAGLVKVSEDVARAVIADPVNAGLSVRQLAEETGWSIGWVSARRAEQRQDIEENDTDEAA
- a CDS encoding RRQRL motif-containing zinc-binding protein; amino-acid sequence: MSPTFGQCFDPTGATYGVPTFPWKFAPAGYATRRQLRARGLRPGGQPIAAQVMRRSTRRKSGVSVAYLYRIERAKPVRPMTPGRAAALAKAMLARRTCPLCQTDAGYCIPPSLGACVPCAYPS
- a CDS encoding cell division protein FtsK, whose product is MSDIHASDQPHEHAGAEVFDITTKRPTTPAPAPVSDPAPVTVAAPAPPVLHDEDDDAPAFRPVDSPSLPSPGITVTKRRPILPSWLTSKPGFVSTTQRALGNAWYATAYHSIRTPWYALQLGLHAPRGTARLIGQTNRWVWDTEGAPLRAYEVQHENTAEYLKLSRQRDGRVRLRVLTATVAIVFGLSFALVLYVMAPAWLAVMASAAVLVAGFWGAPQDHPLISPAVLKTEVQKLTGSIVLRGLDNIGNAKISAAIKKGGDMNGMHFTSEITRDGPGYRADVDLPWGVTPEDIMEARKPLASGLRRKVGCVWPSPDPTEHEGRLVLWVGDKPMNETTKPAWPLLKSGTVDLFKPVIFGNDQRMSDVSVTLMFASVVVGSIPRMGKTFLMRLFLLIAALDPRAALYAFDFKGTGDFSALEPVCHRYRAGDEDEDIEYVLDSLRELRLELRRRAKVIKSLPRSRCPESKVTPELANDRSLGLHPIVAGFDECQVPFEHEKYGKEIEEIATDLGKRGPALGMITLFGTQRPDAKSLPTGISANAVLRFCLKVMGQPANDMVLGTSMYKAGYRATMFSRSDRGICWMAGEGDDPRIVASAFVDAVGAEQVAARARQVREEYGNVTGHAIGQTPQRSEGASFDLLADINDSFGPDEDKLWNERLAGRLASLRPDVYGGWKAETVAKNLRPHGIAVLDVWGTTDAGKGTTRRGIARTDILKAITQRDGKRSEN
- a CDS encoding class I SAM-dependent methyltransferase encodes the protein MTQPVLFQRARPLRVLDAFSCIGGAARGYQYAGCHVTGVDLRPMPDYAGDDFHQGDAIAYIHDHGHEFDFIHASPPCQGEGSPAKGTNARRGNPHPRLIEPTRTALEATGRPWVMENVPGSSVRKDIRLCGESFGLAVLMHRYFELGRWTTRQPAHPKHRGYVRGWRHGEYREGPYVAAYGAGGGKATVEEIRAAKGIGWSTDHFNLREALPPAYTEWIAHAYLAQSSAGRAAA
- a CDS encoding bifunctional DNA primase/polymerase; the encoded protein is MNALQTTALDLAARGMPVLPLRAGKVPFGNCDTCRDNACGGRPNMKTAGPCRCPRPCHGWAAATTDPSTLAGQPWSAVWARAHAIAYHPGGAGVTVVDLDNADAITWAMASLPATRRVATTRGEHWIYRGTMQSANAVRPGVDIKSTMSYARWLGPGTGTVTALPDVVRALAVKAPPVARPAALAVSAPFGNGACPHRTPVYLERGVAMAEQRIREARSAIHATVYRAFLAVLATHGRCGCLTDSHIERLFTAAQGKGESPRHCTDAWANARTALGV
- a CDS encoding ATP-binding protein, with the translated sequence MPDEEKNPAREVITDYAQAHFRYFRTADGTVYAQKNGHPVARPIRSQGTTGSHRQELMVGLYRDGRGVFNGTALKEALDLIEALALTEDVQPVHIRVAPGFDGATWLDLGRADGRSVRIHPTGWDIAIPDPREVCWRRTQLTGELPMPAKDTDGKGIDALLRLCNFANAETECLAIAWLIGCLGPSVPVPAPFLTGPQGAGKSTGGRMLVRIIEGMTGDLRRAPKDEENLIAAVAAGWVTALDNLSHMTPDLSDAMCCIVTGAENVKRALFTDGDVFRARYQRPMLLTGIDVGVIRPDLAERLLPLRLERPRVRRTEAELWSEYAEVLPVVLGSLLDLTVKVRAAEAETPTDLRMADFAHLCAQLDKATGFGALAAYRASLDDLNDDVIEGDLLAQTVLRHAETIEPGTAQQMTSTEWLNCLSRLYSGDELRALPKGWPTTGKVLSDRLKRLQPTLAARGVLIDSGRTKEGRYLEMTRPAPTPPSEQERAF